The Acidimicrobiales bacterium genomic sequence GTTGTCGAGATAGACGAGCATCGCCGGATGGACAGCGACGGCCTTGACGAGGGCGCTGAAGTTCCCGAGTCCCATTCGTCGGAACATTCGCAACTGGTCCCACATGACGGGGAAGTCCCCGACCTTGTCCTGTGCACATGCGAAATGGCCGTGCCAGAAAAGCACCATCTTCTCTTGGAGCGCAGACGGGGCCGCGACGGCACCGACGGCCGAGGGCAGGACCGTACGGTTCGGCAGGTTCGCCATCCGTGCCACCCACCAGTTGGTGGCCTGGGACTGTGCCTTCCACTGATCGCTCAGGGTGACGAACGCGGGTTCCCCGACATCGGGACCCTCAGGTGCGGGATCCGAATCGGTGAACCCCATCAGGGCATCCACGCACGAGCGGCGCGTCCGTCCGGTCAGCGCGTCGATCTCGGCCGGCGTACCACCGAACCCGGCGCGTCGTAGCAGGTGCGCGGCGTCCGCGGCAGTGACGATGCTGTTGGGGGCCAATGGCTCGCATCCTCCGGATCAGAGCAAGATCATCTCTAGTATCGACCCGAACAGCGTGCAATTGAGTGTCGCCCCCGCAGCTCCCCCGGGCGTGCACCCTTCAGTCGGCGAGATCCGACAGCAACTGGTGCAACCATTCACACTGCGTCTCGCGACGTTCCTCGAGCAAGCCCGGTTTCGGTACCAGCTTTCCGTCGACCGGGGGCTCGGCGTTGACCTGATCGAGCAGCCCGGCCCGCGGCGTGTCGCCGAGGAACCAGGACGGGCGGCCGTAGGCCGCGGCGGCCACACACGAATGCACGCGGTCGGCCATCACGAGTTCGGCGTTGGCCAGCAGGTCGAGGTACGAGAAGGGCTCGTCGGCCACGAACGAGTTCGGATGGCGGTAGTTCAGCCGGTGGAGCGGCGGGTTCGCACGGTTCGAGGTACGGACGATCGTGTAGGGACCGACAGAATCGTTCGTTCGACGCCGGCGCAGCGCTTGGCCGGCGTAGCTCGCGACATGCCCGAACCCCGCGAGGCGACCCAGCACCCGGGCCGCCGGCCGGACCATGATCGTGGCATCCGGGAGGGCATAGCCGGCCGACGTCGCCCCGAGACCGGCCGATGGTTCGTCGGTCCGAGCGCTGATACGGGGCTCCGGGAACCGGTCGAAGTTCACGACCACGTAGTGCGGGGAGCCATCGAGCGAGTTCGGCTGGTATGCCCACGGGAGAAAGAACGCCGAGTCGAGGCCCGACACCGACTCGATCCCGGCGTCGGTGAGGACCTGGTGGGTCACCTCGTCGCGAGCACAGGCACCAGCGACGAGGCCTGAGTCGGCGAGGTCGCGAACGAGTGACCGCTCGTGAGAGTCGAAGCGAAACAGTCCGATTCCCAACAGAAGGACCCGCGTGCCCCTTGCCTTGAGTTCCTCGAACGTGCTCGCCCACATCTCGTCGAATCCTCGACGCAGCGTTGGCCCCTGCAACACGAGGAGATCGGGGTCGTACCACTGGATGATGTCGAGGCTGGCACGAGGGCGACCGCTGGACTTTCGCCACAGGGTCCAGTTGCCGGGACTGTCAGGGACGAAGAAGACGTCGGCCTCGGGGGCAGCCCGCTCGATGAGCGCCCGACCACCGAGCTGGAAGAAAGCGTTGCCGATGTTCTGTGAGTAGTACCCGGAGGTCACTGCTATTCGGGTTGCCATCGTCGCTCCGTCGTTGGCATCAGGCTGCGGACGGTACCACGCCCATTCTTCTCTGGCGAAGCCCCGCGCCGCGGTCCGCGCACGCGAGACCACGACGCATGTCGCGGTCCGGAAGCCTGGTCAGGCCAGCGCTCGTTCGCCCTCCCGCCGGGGCTGACCGGCGAGATAGACAGGATGCGAGGACCGGGTCCGGTTGGCCACCAGGCCGACGAGATTGGCCCCCGAATTCCGGAGCAGGTCGATCGTGAGTTGTACTTCCTCGCGTCGAGAGTAGGCGGGGTCGTAGACGACTACGACGGTGTCGGCGTGGTGCGCGACCAGCCGGGAATCGGACGCGCCGAGCGTTGGTGTGGCATCGATGACGATCAGATCGTAGACGCTGCGCAGCTGTCCGAGCATGAGACCGAACCGGTCGGAACGCAGCAGGTCGCTGGCGGACTCCGACTGCTCGCAGTCGACGACCTGCAGGGTGGGGAGGTCGGTCGAGATCGCGACCTCTTCGACCGAGGCGGTCCCCGCCAGCAGATCGCTGAGGGTCAGGCTGGGGTGGTCGAGCTCCAGCCGGTCGACCACCGACGGGTTGGCGAAGTCGGCATCGATGAGCAGTACCCGGGTGCCTCGGGACGCTTCGGCTTGCGCGAGGTTGACCACGGTCTGCGTTTTGCCCACGCCTGCCCGGTCCGAGCTGAAGACGATGCTCTGGAGCGGCTCCGAGACATTGCTGAGCCAAAGGCTGTTGAGCAGTACGTGGTAGCCGCTGAGTTCAGCGGGTGAGAGGTCGCGAAACCGTCGGACACGGCCAGGGGCCGCGCGATCCCTGCGGATCTCCCCGATTGTCGCCATCACCGGCGTGTCGACCAGCCGGGAAAGCTCTGCACCGTCGAAGGGGTGCCTGTCGAGGAACTCACGGACCACGGCGAGGACGGCGCCCAGAATGAGGCTCGCCAAGATCGCGAACATGATGGCGACGGGCAGATCGGGTGAGACCGGATCGGCCGGAAGCCGGGCGTTGACGCTGACCCGTCCTATCGATTCGGGCTGGTCGAGAACACCCAGGACTCGGGACACACGGCCCAACTCGAGCTCGGCCTCGCCGATCTGGGTGCTGAGGCTGTTGAGAAGCGGCTGCCGCTCCGCGACGAGAAGCTGATACTCGGAGTCGAGCGCGAGCTGTTCGAGAGCACCGGTCGCCGCTTCGCGGCGACTTCGGGCATCCTCGATCTCGGCGTTGACCTCGGACCGTTCCTGAACCAGCCGGTCCCGGCGCGTGGTGAGCGCCTCCTGTTGGCTCTCGAAGGAGCGGCGGAACTCGGCAGTGCGTTCGGCGAGATAGACCTCGGCCGCGGCTGTCGCCCCCTGCTGCGCCTTCTCCGCCGAATCCGCCTCCACCTCGAGGAGAAGGACCGACGCATCCTCGATGTCCTGGTCGGGCGCCTGGGTCCTCACGGAGCCGTCGACCTCCACCTCGAATCCCGCCGCTTCCTCGACTGCCCTGAGGTAGCGATCGCTGCCGACATAGGCGAGTTCGGCCAGCGGTTGACGCTTGAGGTCATCGCTGGTCTGGTTGAAGAGCGCCTCGTTGGCGTCGGTGAGAATCAGGACCGATGACGACGACGCGTAGACCTTGTCGCGCATCAGGGTGGCCACCGCCACGATACCGACGATGACGAGCATTGTGCCGACCACCCAGCGCCACCGACGCCGGAACAACGCCAGGTAGTCACCCAACGCCAGCTCTTCGATATTCGATTCAGGCACTCGGGCTCCTATGAGTTCGATCGCGTCGCCTCGCCGCCGAAGGATACCAGCCTGTGGAAACCTACTAACAGGGGGCGTTTTGCCCATTCCCAGGAAAGCGAGCCGGCCCCGGAACGCGGCGCGGGCCGATCCCGAGGGCTATCGTCCCGCCGACCGCATTTCGACCACCAGCGGGCGGCACCCTACACT encodes the following:
- a CDS encoding AAA family ATPase, translating into MPESNIEELALGDYLALFRRRWRWVVGTMLVIVGIVAVATLMRDKVYASSSSVLILTDANEALFNQTSDDLKRQPLAELAYVGSDRYLRAVEEAAGFEVEVDGSVRTQAPDQDIEDASVLLLEVEADSAEKAQQGATAAAEVYLAERTAEFRRSFESQQEALTTRRDRLVQERSEVNAEIEDARSRREAATGALEQLALDSEYQLLVAERQPLLNSLSTQIGEAELELGRVSRVLGVLDQPESIGRVSVNARLPADPVSPDLPVAIMFAILASLILGAVLAVVREFLDRHPFDGAELSRLVDTPVMATIGEIRRDRAAPGRVRRFRDLSPAELSGYHVLLNSLWLSNVSEPLQSIVFSSDRAGVGKTQTVVNLAQAEASRGTRVLLIDADFANPSVVDRLELDHPSLTLSDLLAGTASVEEVAISTDLPTLQVVDCEQSESASDLLRSDRFGLMLGQLRSVYDLIVIDATPTLGASDSRLVAHHADTVVVVYDPAYSRREEVQLTIDLLRNSGANLVGLVANRTRSSHPVYLAGQPRREGERALA
- a CDS encoding polysaccharide pyruvyl transferase family protein, which produces MATRIAVTSGYYSQNIGNAFFQLGGRALIERAAPEADVFFVPDSPGNWTLWRKSSGRPRASLDIIQWYDPDLLVLQGPTLRRGFDEMWASTFEELKARGTRVLLLGIGLFRFDSHERSLVRDLADSGLVAGACARDEVTHQVLTDAGIESVSGLDSAFFLPWAYQPNSLDGSPHYVVVNFDRFPEPRISARTDEPSAGLGATSAGYALPDATIMVRPAARVLGRLAGFGHVASYAGQALRRRRTNDSVGPYTIVRTSNRANPPLHRLNYRHPNSFVADEPFSYLDLLANAELVMADRVHSCVAAAAYGRPSWFLGDTPRAGLLDQVNAEPPVDGKLVPKPGLLEERRETQCEWLHQLLSDLAD